One Budorcas taxicolor isolate Tak-1 chromosome 13, Takin1.1, whole genome shotgun sequence DNA window includes the following coding sequences:
- the PCIF1 gene encoding mRNA (2'-O-methyladenosine-N(6)-)-methyltransferase isoform X2, translated as MANENHGSPREEASLLSHSPSTSSQSQPCSPKPIRLVQDLPEELVHAGWEKCWSRRENRPYYFNRFTNQSLWEMPVLGQHDVISDPLGLNATPLPQDSSLVETPLAENKPRKRQLSEEQPSGNGVKKPKIEIPMTPTGPSVPSSPSIPGTPTLKIWGTSPEDKQQAALLRPTEVYWDLDIQTNAVIKHRGPSEVLPPHPEVELLRSQLILKLRQHYRELCQQREGIEPPRESFNRWMLERKVVDKGSDPLLPSNCEPVVSPSMFREIMNDIPIRLSRIKFREEAKRLLFKYAEAARRLIESRSASPDSRKVVKWNVEDTFSWLRKDHSASKEDYMDRLEHLRRQCGPHVSAAAKDSVEGICSKVYHISLEYARRIREKHLAILKENNIPEEVEAPEVEPRLVYCYPVRLAVPAPPVPSVEMHVENSVVCVRYKGEMVKVSRNYFSKLWLLYRYSCIDDSAFERFLPRVWCLLRRYQMMFGVGLYEGTGLQGSLPVHVFEALHRLFGVSFECFASPLNCYFRQYCSAFPDTDGYFGSRGPCLDFSPLSGSFEANPPFCEELMDAMVSHFEKLLESSPEPLSFIVFIPEWREPPTPALTRMEQSRFKRHQLVLPAFEHEYRSGSQHVCKKEEMHYKAVHNTAVLFLQNEPGFAKWGPTPERLQELSAACRQSGRSHSSSGSASSEAKDRDSGREQGPSREPHST; from the exons ATGGCCAATGAGAATCACGGCAGCCCCCGGGAGGAAGCATCCTTGTTGAGTCACTCCCCTAGCACCTCCAGTCAGAGCCAGCCCTGTTCTCCAAAGCCCATCCGCCTGGTGCAGGACCTCCCAG AGGAGCTGGTGCACGCAGGCTGGGAGAAGTGCTGGAGCCGAAGGGAGAACCGTCCCTACTACTTCAACCGATTCACCAACCAGTCCCTGTGGGAGATGCCCGTGCTCGGCCAGCACGACGTGATT TCGGACCCTTTAGGGCTGAATGCGACCCCCCTGCCCCAAGACTCAAGCTTGGTGGAAACCCCCCTGGCTGAGAACAAGCCCCGAAAGCGGCAGCTCTCGGAAGAGCAGCCCAGTGGCAATGGCGTGAAGAAGCCCAAG ATTGAAATCCCCATGACGCCCACGGGCCCGTCAGTCCCCAGCTCCCCCAGCATACCAGGCACCCCAACACTGAAGATCTGGGGCACGTCCCCTGAAGATAAACAGCAGGCAGCTCTCCTCCGACCCACAGA GGTGTACTGGGACCTGGACATTCAGACCAACGCGGTCATCAAGCACCGGGGGCCTTCGGAGGTGCTGCCTCCACACCCCGAGGTGGAGCTGCTCCGCTCCCAGCTCATCCTGAAGCTCCGGCAGCACTACCGGGAGCTGTGCCAGCAGCGAGAGG GCATTGAGCCCCCCCGGGAATCCTTCAACCGCTGGATGCTGGAGCGCAAGGTCGTGGACAAAGGCTCTGACCCCCTGTTGCCAAGCAACTGTGAACCGGTGGTGTCACCTTCCATGTTTCGCGAAATCATGAACGACATCCCCATCAG GTTGTCCCGAATCAAGTTCCGGGAGGAGGCCAAGCGTCTGCTCTTCAAGTACGCAGAGGCGGCCAGGCGGCTCATCGAGTCCAG GAGTGCGTCTCCTGACAGCAGGAAGGTGGTCAAGTGGAATGTGGAGGATACCTTCAGCTGGCTGCGGAAGGACCACTCTGCCTCCAAGGAGGACTACATG GACCGCCTGGAACACCTACGGAGGCAGTGTGGCCCCCACGTCTCGGCCGCAGCCAAGGACTCCGTGGAAGGCATCTGCAGCAAGGTCTACCACATCTCCCTGGAGTACGCCAGACGGATCCGAGAGAAGCACCTTGCCATCCTCAAGGAAAACAACATCCCAG AGGAGGTGGAGGCGCCCGAGGTGGAGCCCCGCCTGGTGTACTGCTACCCAGTGCGGCTGGCCGTGCCCGCGCCCCCTGTGCCCAGCGTGGAGATGCACGTGGAGAACAGCGTGGTCTGCGTCCGCTACAAGGGCGAGATGGTCAAGGTCAGCCGCAACTACTTCAGCAAGCTG TGGCTCCTTTACCGCTACAGCTGCATCGACGACTCCGCCTTCGAGAGATTCCTGCCCCGGGTCTGGTGTCTGCTCCGCCGGTACCAG ATGATGTTCGGCGTGGGTCTCTACGAGGGCACAGGCCTGCAGGGCTCGCTGCCGGTGCACGTCTTCGAGGCACTGCACCGACTCTTCGGAGTCAGCTTCGAGTGCTTTGCCTCGCCCCTCAACTGCTACTTCCGTCAGTACTGCTCCGCCTTTCCCGACACAGACGGCTACTTCGGCTCCCGCGG GCCCTGCTTAGACTTCTCCCCGCTGAGCGGTTCCTTTGAAGCCAACCCTCCCTTCTGTGAGGAGCTCATGGACGCCATGGTCTCTCACTTCGAG AAACTGCTTGAGAGCTcgccagagcccctgtccttcATCGTGTTCATCCCTGAGTGGCGGGAGCCCCCAACCCCAGCGCTCACCCGCATGGAGCAGAGCCGCTTCAAGCGCCACCAGCTGGTTCTGCCTGCCTTCGAGCACGAGTACCGCAGCGGCTCCCAGCACGTCTGCAAGAA GGAGGAAATGCACTACAAGGCTGTCCACAACACGGCCGTGCTCTTCCTGCAGAACGAGCCCGGCTTCGCCAAGTGGGGGCCCACGCCCGAGCGGCTGCAGGAGCTGAGCGCCGCCTGCCGGCAGTCAGGCCGCAGCCATAGCTCCAGCGGCTCCGCATCCTCAGAGGCCAAGGATCGGGACTCAGGCCGGGAGCAGGGCCCCAGCCGAGAGCCGCACTCCACTTAA
- the PCIF1 gene encoding mRNA (2'-O-methyladenosine-N(6)-)-methyltransferase isoform X1 — MANENHGSPREEASLLSHSPSTSSQSQPCSPKPIRLVQDLPEELVHAGWEKCWSRRENRPYYFNRFTNQSLWEMPVLGQHDVISDPLGLNATPLPQDSSLVETPLAENKPRKRQLSEEQPSGNGVKKPKIEIPMTPTGPSVPSSPSIPGTPTLKIWGTSPEDKQQAALLRPTEVYWDLDIQTNAVIKHRGPSEVLPPHPEVELLRSQLILKLRQHYRELCQQREGIEPPRESFNRWMLERKVVDKGSDPLLPSNCEPVVSPSMFREIMNDIPIRLSRIKFREEAKRLLFKYAEAARRLIESRSASPDSRKVVKWNVEDTFSWLRKDHSASKEDYMDRLEHLRRQCGPHVSAAAKDSVEGICSKVYHISLEYARRIREKHLAILKENNIPEEVEAPEVEPRLVYCYPVRLAVPAPPVPSVEMHVENSVVCVRYKGEMVKVSRNYFSKLWLLYRYSCIDDSAFERFLPRVWCLLRRYQVLAGAAGGGLTRRAGRPPEAEPAAPQMMFGVGLYEGTGLQGSLPVHVFEALHRLFGVSFECFASPLNCYFRQYCSAFPDTDGYFGSRGPCLDFSPLSGSFEANPPFCEELMDAMVSHFEKLLESSPEPLSFIVFIPEWREPPTPALTRMEQSRFKRHQLVLPAFEHEYRSGSQHVCKKEEMHYKAVHNTAVLFLQNEPGFAKWGPTPERLQELSAACRQSGRSHSSSGSASSEAKDRDSGREQGPSREPHST; from the exons ATGGCCAATGAGAATCACGGCAGCCCCCGGGAGGAAGCATCCTTGTTGAGTCACTCCCCTAGCACCTCCAGTCAGAGCCAGCCCTGTTCTCCAAAGCCCATCCGCCTGGTGCAGGACCTCCCAG AGGAGCTGGTGCACGCAGGCTGGGAGAAGTGCTGGAGCCGAAGGGAGAACCGTCCCTACTACTTCAACCGATTCACCAACCAGTCCCTGTGGGAGATGCCCGTGCTCGGCCAGCACGACGTGATT TCGGACCCTTTAGGGCTGAATGCGACCCCCCTGCCCCAAGACTCAAGCTTGGTGGAAACCCCCCTGGCTGAGAACAAGCCCCGAAAGCGGCAGCTCTCGGAAGAGCAGCCCAGTGGCAATGGCGTGAAGAAGCCCAAG ATTGAAATCCCCATGACGCCCACGGGCCCGTCAGTCCCCAGCTCCCCCAGCATACCAGGCACCCCAACACTGAAGATCTGGGGCACGTCCCCTGAAGATAAACAGCAGGCAGCTCTCCTCCGACCCACAGA GGTGTACTGGGACCTGGACATTCAGACCAACGCGGTCATCAAGCACCGGGGGCCTTCGGAGGTGCTGCCTCCACACCCCGAGGTGGAGCTGCTCCGCTCCCAGCTCATCCTGAAGCTCCGGCAGCACTACCGGGAGCTGTGCCAGCAGCGAGAGG GCATTGAGCCCCCCCGGGAATCCTTCAACCGCTGGATGCTGGAGCGCAAGGTCGTGGACAAAGGCTCTGACCCCCTGTTGCCAAGCAACTGTGAACCGGTGGTGTCACCTTCCATGTTTCGCGAAATCATGAACGACATCCCCATCAG GTTGTCCCGAATCAAGTTCCGGGAGGAGGCCAAGCGTCTGCTCTTCAAGTACGCAGAGGCGGCCAGGCGGCTCATCGAGTCCAG GAGTGCGTCTCCTGACAGCAGGAAGGTGGTCAAGTGGAATGTGGAGGATACCTTCAGCTGGCTGCGGAAGGACCACTCTGCCTCCAAGGAGGACTACATG GACCGCCTGGAACACCTACGGAGGCAGTGTGGCCCCCACGTCTCGGCCGCAGCCAAGGACTCCGTGGAAGGCATCTGCAGCAAGGTCTACCACATCTCCCTGGAGTACGCCAGACGGATCCGAGAGAAGCACCTTGCCATCCTCAAGGAAAACAACATCCCAG AGGAGGTGGAGGCGCCCGAGGTGGAGCCCCGCCTGGTGTACTGCTACCCAGTGCGGCTGGCCGTGCCCGCGCCCCCTGTGCCCAGCGTGGAGATGCACGTGGAGAACAGCGTGGTCTGCGTCCGCTACAAGGGCGAGATGGTCAAGGTCAGCCGCAACTACTTCAGCAAGCTG TGGCTCCTTTACCGCTACAGCTGCATCGACGACTCCGCCTTCGAGAGATTCCTGCCCCGGGTCTGGTGTCTGCTCCGCCGGTACCAGGTACTGGCCGGGGCGGCTGGGGGCGGGCTGACCCGGAGGGCGGGGAGGCCGCCCGAGGCTGAGCCAGCCGCTCCGCAGATGATGTTCGGCGTGGGTCTCTACGAGGGCACAGGCCTGCAGGGCTCGCTGCCGGTGCACGTCTTCGAGGCACTGCACCGACTCTTCGGAGTCAGCTTCGAGTGCTTTGCCTCGCCCCTCAACTGCTACTTCCGTCAGTACTGCTCCGCCTTTCCCGACACAGACGGCTACTTCGGCTCCCGCGG GCCCTGCTTAGACTTCTCCCCGCTGAGCGGTTCCTTTGAAGCCAACCCTCCCTTCTGTGAGGAGCTCATGGACGCCATGGTCTCTCACTTCGAG AAACTGCTTGAGAGCTcgccagagcccctgtccttcATCGTGTTCATCCCTGAGTGGCGGGAGCCCCCAACCCCAGCGCTCACCCGCATGGAGCAGAGCCGCTTCAAGCGCCACCAGCTGGTTCTGCCTGCCTTCGAGCACGAGTACCGCAGCGGCTCCCAGCACGTCTGCAAGAA GGAGGAAATGCACTACAAGGCTGTCCACAACACGGCCGTGCTCTTCCTGCAGAACGAGCCCGGCTTCGCCAAGTGGGGGCCCACGCCCGAGCGGCTGCAGGAGCTGAGCGCCGCCTGCCGGCAGTCAGGCCGCAGCCATAGCTCCAGCGGCTCCGCATCCTCAGAGGCCAAGGATCGGGACTCAGGCCGGGAGCAGGGCCCCAGCCGAGAGCCGCACTCCACTTAA